The DNA window CTTCCGCCTCCTCTCAGGTTCATGTTGACATCCTTGGGCCTCTCGACACCGGCAGTAACATGCCAGATACGCTCTCAGAGGTCACGCAAATACCGGAGCCTCCTCTCGAAATACCTCGAAGACAGTGCAAGACGGTAGTGCTTTCTGCTCTTGAAGATACGATTCGGGATGTTATTGACCGCAACGACGATGACACCCCCAACAACCTTGGACGAAGGCAGCAATCTCCAGCTAGCGAGAACGTACTACGCCTAGCAGTGAGGCAATGGGCAAACGCTCTTGACTCGAGCGAATGAGCCCCGAAAGTCACACGGATACGGCCCCTTGTGTACCACCTTGTTTTTGTTTCACACATTTCATCCCGTTTTCTACGATACTTTTTTCAAACGTTTCTTTATTCATGACGTTATGAATTGGTTACTACGATAAAGGATGACAAACCAACCGAAACCTGTATCATCACCTTTTTAATAGTTTGATTCCTCTTCACACCATATGATACCCCAAAGTGCGCAGAGATATCGCGTcttatctttcttcttcttttgggcCAACCATactcacctttttttttctctaccTGTTGATTATTGACTGAGAAGGCCAATCCTCCACTATCCCAAgatcccttttcttctttttcttcggcCTGGCGTTTGTTTGTCTGTGTGTTCGTTTTGCTTTTCTGATACTACTTTGAATTGTTTTTATGAGCGAGGCGTTTGGATGATATCAAAGGATACTACTACGTGCCTAGCCATGGAATGCTAGTGCTGAGGTTTACACGTTTTGCTATACAGAGCGGACTCTTACTCGAAGAGAGGAGTAAGCGGAAAGCGGCAAGACAAGCCGTTTTCTTGAATTTCGATAGATTATGCTTTTTAATGCTAAAGATACACTTTTGTTTTACTTTTAGCTACTGCTCTCCTTGCCATGTGTGAAGTTTGTCTGCTTTTCGTTGGTGTAATCAATCAGCCTAGCCTCTCGAAACTTGGAAGCTGATTAAGgttgaagcaaagaaagaTTTGTATATATAATTGTATTGTAGTGTATTATGCCTGTACATTATTTCTAGATGACGCTCATTCTTTCATCCTTTTACCTCCTTTTACCCCCTTTACCCTTGACCTGATGCCTACCCGTCTtggccctcttcctctccttctcctgtCTCGCCCTCCGGATGTCATTCACATCCTTGACCTCCTTCTTGCTGCCCATGCCATCCTTGAAGCGTCCCACACGCTTCTCACGAGCCTCATTAACCCTCTTCTTGCGTTTCTCAAAGTCGTCCCTATACTTGTCGGCCTCCTTGGGCGCCTGCTCCTTGTTGTGCTTGTACCGCACGCCCGAGGGGAGACGGCCCAcgccgttgccgccgccagatTTGACCAGCTCGCCCACCTGCGGCAGCTTGTGCACGCGGTTGGCCTTTTTCCACTTGTCGAAGCGCCCGCTCTGGAAGCTGGCGGCAATCTTGACGCCGCTCTCGCCGGTGATGAGGCGCGCGCCCTTTGAGCCGTCCTCGTCGTTTGCGCTGTTGACGTATTTCTTGGACTTTGCGTCCCAGCGCATGCGCGCGCGGGTCGGTGCGCCAAAGGCCTTTGCGGTCTCGTCGTTTGTGAGGTCCATGGCGGCGTCGCGGGCGAGCTCGACAAAGGACGAGTTGTTGCCGCCCGAGTGGACGCCGTAGCCGCGCTCCTCGGCGGCGTTGACGGTGCGGGGCGTGTAGGACATGAAGACGTCGTTGTCGCGCCAGTCGGTGcggcccttttcctttttggaCTTGCCGGTGTTTGTGACTGTGACTTGGAGATCGTCGTCGCCGTagtcgtcttcatcatttTCGTTGGtatcctcgtcgtcatcgctgtcTTGGGCCGGGGCACCGCCGAAATCGTCGTCGACTTCCATATTTTCGGCTtcgtcttccttctcttgccgCTTGCGTGGCTTGACTCTCTTGCGCAGCTCTTTCATCACTTCTGCTGCCGCACTTGTCGCTTTATCTCCCTGCCCAATCTCGAAAATGGTCTCCTGAGGCTTGAAGTTGCTGATTTTAGCTAACATGGCGGCCCGAGCCTCTTCTGCGTCATCGACGTCCTCGCCGAAAAGGGGATGTAGCTGTGACCAGCCCCTGGATGCTACTTCTTCTCTTGAACGCTTTGCGCTCTGACTTGAAGCCGAGTTTCGAGTCTTCATGTAGAGCTTCTCTGCTTTGGCGGCAACGGCTCGTAAGGCGCTGACGTCTTCGCTCTGATCCATGAACTTGTTGAACCATTCCATGTGTGTTCCTACAGAGTCTCGCTGCAGGGATCCAACAACGACGTCCTCGGTGAATGATGGACTCTTCTCTGCCTGGCCGACAACCAGTCTCTTGCCGAGGAAAAGCTGTAGATCTAGCAGATATGGGGCATCGATGTCTCGTACCAAACTGTAAGCCCAACCCCTCTGGCCGGCACGAGCTGTACGACCGACTCTGTGGATAAATACTTTGGGTTGCGGGGGAAAGTCGAAGTTGATGACATTGGCCAACACGGGAATATCGATACCTCTGGCAGCGACATCTGTGACGACTAATAGGTTCGTCTTACCATTTCGGAAATCCTCTACCTGTATTCTTCGAGCGGTTTGGTCAAGAGAACCGTATACGTGAGATGTTGCAAATCCAGCTTGTTGTAACAGGTTGTAAAGGTACTCGACGTGATGTTTTGTAGCTGTGAAAATAATTGTAGAGTGCTCTGTTGGCTTTCCGGAGCCACCATCGGGTCCAcgctttcgcttcttggAATTGTTTTCTGTAGACTCCTGTGCGCTTGCAGGGGGTCCGAGAGGAACTCTGATCACATCGTGAAGGATATGAAGCAGGGAGCCTTCCTTTTCAGCTCCCTTGACGGAGAAGAATGCAATTTCCAAGTCAGGGGACATCTTGGTATCTGCATCAAGTCGCACAAGGCTGGGATCTTGAAGACCGGCGCGGGCAAACTCGACTAATGAGGCTGGGAGcgtggcggagaagagaagtGTCTGTCTTGAAGGAGGGAGCGCGTGTAAGATTTCGGTCAACTGAGTGGCGAAACCCATTTCGAACAATCGATCGGCTTCGTCAAAGACGACGTATTTGATGGATGAGAGATCGAGGTTCATCTCGACCTTGAGATGCAGGAATCGACCAGGCGTAGCAATGACAATGTCCGGGTTCGCAGACATGAAGCCAAACTGCTCCTCCAGGCTGTCACCTCCGACCAACAGCACGGCCTTGAGATCGGTTCCTCGGCCGAGTTCCTTGACAACCTTGAGCGTCTGGATGGCCAGTTCTCGCGAGGGCGAAAGGATGAGCGCTCGGGCACCAAACTTGGAGCTGTGGGCGCGCAGCCGCTCAATCATGGGGATGACAAAGGCGGCTGTCTTTCCTGAACCGGTTCTGGCCATGCCGACGACATCTCGTCTTTCGAGAACGAGGGGAATCGTTTTCCTCTGGATCGGCGTCGGCACTGAGAAACCCTTGCGGGCGATGGCTTTGAGGATATTCGCATTGAGGCCTATGCAGTAGAGAGTCTGTTAGTGATGGTTTGCGAAATGAGACAGTCGACTGCTTTTCGCTTACCCATTGCCTGGAAACCGCCGCCTTTCTTGACCGTCCTGCCCTTGAGATTGGAGGCCTTGCGATATGAAGCcgcctgctgcagcgcaaTAAAggcctcatcgtcatcttcgccgTCTCCTCCCGCGCCAGTGTTGAGAAAGCCATCAAAGTCGAGTCCATCTTCGCCGAAGCTCTGTCCTCCGTTCTCGCCTTCGCCGGGGTATAACGAGTCGAGAATGTCCAGCTCCGGCTCGGACGCAGCAGGCGATGCTGCACGACGACTGGGCATGATTACGACGCGCGATATGCTGTGAAATTGCGCTGATTTATTGTTTTCGCACTCACTGTCCCCCAAACTTGGCAGTGCTAACTACTACTTTCAGACAGCGAAGTCgtactctttttttttccgtctcCATCTAAAAGTTCGGGCTTATCTTATCAGCCCAGTGGGGTGCGGGAACAGCCAAAAAATTATGGAACCCCTGCCATCAAAGGCTCTTAATGCAGCATTGCGCGCATCCACTTTCTTTGTGACTGCGAATCATCTTTGCCAATCGCCCAACTCAACTGAGAAGCACGcgagagctgctgcggcttcCTTTCGACGTTTGTTCAACCACTCGCCAGACGCTCGTTGTTCCCCGCCTCATTTTCTGATATCACTGCCATCTACAAGGAAAGATTGTCGTCTATATATAGAGAATTACCCATTTCTTCCAAGCATCATCCGACAAGCATCATGGCGGACGTCGACacaaaagaagacaaagatgcGCTCGATGCTCTCGAGCTAGAAGCCAAGGAATTCGACAAGGTACGCTGTGCGCTTTCACGAAATCCATCGTTACTGCTAACAAGCTGATTCCAGGATGCCGAGATTGATCGAATCCTCAAGGCGTTTCGCCTCGATGCGTGAGCACTTTCCATCCCGACAACACAACGCTGTCTAATTAATGCCTTGACCTCCAGATACGCCGTCCTAGACCTGCAACCCGGCGTCCCCGAATCAGACATCAAAGTCACCTACCGCAAAAAGTCCCTCCTCATCCACCCcgacaagacaaagaaccCACGCGCGCCCGACGCCTTTGACCGCCTCAAAAAGGCCCAGACCGAGCTCATGGACGAGAAGCACCGCGAGCGCCTCgatgaagccatcgccgACGCCCGCATGCTGCTCATCCGCGAGCACAAGTGGACCGTCGACAGCCCCGAGCTCAAGACGGACGAGTTTGCGAAAAAGTGGCGCGACAAGGCGCGCGAGGTGCTCATCGACAACGAGCAGCGGAGGCGGCGCCAGATGAAGGCCCAGCTGCAGGAGGAGGGTCgcgagcagcgccggcaggacgaggagattgatgagagGAAGCGCAAGAGGCAGCACGACCAGGATTGGGAGGCGACGAGGGACGTGAGGATCAATAGCTGGCGGCAGTTTCAGAAGGGGAAGTCGGGCGGCGATCcggataagaagaagaagaagaagcttaagCCGATTGGGTGAGGGGAGCGGGAAATATGAAGTAATCATTTTGACTTgaggtctttttttttgctttctgttttcccttttcatttGAAAGAAGGAGTATATGGTTTGGGCGGACTGTTTTTGAGTCAGGGgggttttattttattttatttttctgtGAGTTGCTTGAGTTTCGTGATGGACTTGACATCTGACAATGGTAGCCGATGATACCAAAGACACAAACGTCAAAGATGACAGATGACACCCCCTTTGAACAACTATTGCGATGCAAAGAGATGGTGGCATTATAGCAAAAGCATAAGACCATGGATCACAGAACACATGGTGGAGATGAGAAATCTACTTATTACATCGCTACAACAGTGGGTTCCATTCATCATACTTGAAGCACACGGAGCAGGCAAATATCGTTTCCCTATTACATAAAgaaatatacatgtatcatCTCTTATATTAACGAGGGGAGATTGGTCTCTGCGAAAACAAAGGTCTCTTCGCCTCCTTTTTCTCCCCTCATCGTTTTTTACTCTCTTAAAATaaagtagtagtaggtagcTGCAGCTATTAATATACACAATGCTCACCAAAGCGTCTCACGCCCCGAGCATGAAAGCGCCATCCGTCAATGATATCCTACACCGTTCGATgccttccttttttttccttctttttttttgtagtTGTTAAAACAACCATGGAATGcaagctctctctcccccttcaTAGTTATCTCGCTCACATGTATTTGATTTCCCCAAGTCTATGCAAAATGTGATCCTCcatcctcctttttttccaaggCTACCAATGTTTCATGCATGATCGCGTTagagtttcttttttccgtTGATTTAGATTTTGAGCCTGTATATCCGAATGCTACACAAGCCTAAAAAGGTCAAACTAGACAAGGTAAGATTAAACGTGAGCCCGTTCCTTGCAAAGAAATCGAGCTTAGTCAGAAGTAGGCTtattctccttcttccccttgtcATCGCTTGTCGATCCGCCGGTCGATCCCGGTGTGCCTGATGAGGTTCCATCCTTCTCGTGAGCAGGGTGGTTAGTCAGCGTATGCCATACGGACTTGAGAAATCCTTCATCCTTGTGGGAGTTGGGGTCATTGGGatcggagctggagctgcacGTCGGAGAAAGGCTGTTTGTTAGTCAAAAAGATCCTACACGTATAAGCAGCTCAGGTTTTGGAGTCTCCCTCTGACCTTGACGAAACGTTCATGACGCGGCGAGCTGACTtgtcgtccatctcatcggCGAGCATCTCGAGAATGGTTCGTTGGCTAGCGCTGAGCGATTTGGGCATCTTGACTCGGAACTCAACCTTGAGGTCGCCGGATCCCGCCCTTCGTGAGCCAAGTCGTTTCATTCCCATGCCAGGCAGCGTGACCTTGTCGCCTGTGTTGGTACCGGTGGCCACCTTGAGATTAACCGATCCGTCCAGCGTGGGAATCGTCACCTGCCCACCGAGAATGGCCGTGGTGAGGGGAATGTTTGCTGTGTAGAGGATGTTGGAGCCCTCGCGGCCAAACTTGGGATCGGCGGCCACTCGGACAAAGACGTAGAGATCTCCATTCTGGGCCCGGGAATTGGGGGATGTGGATCTTCCGGTGATGGgagcatcgccgccgccgtctaTCCGGAGTCGCATGCCGTCTTCGATACCAGCCGGAATGTCGACGGTAATGGTCTTCTTGTTGCGCACAACGCCCTGTCCGGAGCACGTCCGGCACTCTGAGCTCTTGGGGATAGTCGAGCCAGTACCTCCGCAGGACCCGCATGTCGAGGCCATCTGGAAGCCGCCCTGCGCATAGTGCACCCGTGTGCCTGTTCCATCGCAACTGTGGCACTGCGCTCGCTGTGCGCCAGTCTTTAACCCACTTCCCGAGCATGTGTTGCAGGATTCCACCGgtgtgatggtgatggattGGCTCGtgcccttggcagcctccatGAAGCTGATGCTCACATGGGCCTCAATGTTGTCGCCCACCAAAATCTCCTGCTGGAAAGGATTCGATCGacggccgccgccgccaaaagccGAAAACAAGTCCTCAAAGTTGAAACCCCCGCCAAAGCCTCCGCCAAAGCCGCCCTGGGCACCGAATCCTGCAAAGGGATTGCCGCCCGCAGCTCCGGCAAACGGATGGCCTCCAGCCGCGTTGGGGTCGAAGCTCGCATCGCCAAACTGGTCGTactgctctctcttcttcgggTCGGAGAGGATCTCATAGGCGGTTTGGATCTCGCCGAACTTGTCTTTGGCCGTGGGGTCCTTGTTGGTATCGGGGTGGAACTTCTTTGCTAGGCCATAGTATGccttcttgatctcggcAGCCGTCGCAGACTTGTTGACACCAAGGGCCTTGTAGGGATCCTTTTGCGACAAGGTATTGGTGGCATGGAAGGTCTATCACGAACAGGTTCAGTCAGAATCTGTGGGGCATGCAGTCATAGTTCTGGCGCTCGGAGACTCAAAGACTCACCCTTTGCGATACTCGGCTCGACTTGTGCTCTTTCCGGGCATTGGGTCTCTCGGATCCGGAGCGAAACGACGCCGTGTGAAGCTGGGCGCCTTTGCGCAGGCATTGTTGGATTTTCGGGCGTCCCGAGAGGTTGTGGCTCTTTGCAAGTGCCCGCGCCGGAGCTGCGGCCTTGGAGAGGAGGGTTGACATGGCTCGGCGGCAGACCCAATTCGGTGTgtttttatatctttttcttcttcctgttcctcttctctttatccCGTCtacgcttcttcttccttcgtTTGCAATCAATCCTTGTGCGCCCAAGCCGAGCAGAATGAACCGGACAAATCAAATCGATGAGAAATAAGACAAACAGAGAACTGGAGAGAAAGGCTAGAAGCGAATCGGCTTAAACTGGCGCGGCTCGAAATTTGTCCCCTctaaaaagttattaagcaaaaaaaaagc is part of the Trichoderma atroviride chromosome 1, complete sequence genome and encodes:
- a CDS encoding uncharacterized protein (BUSCO:EOG092D0Y8Q); this encodes MPSRRAASPAASEPELDILDSLYPGEGENGGQSFGEDGLDFDGFLNTGAGGDGEDDDEAFIALQQAASYRKASNLKGRTVKKGGGFQAMGLNANILKAIARKGFSVPTPIQRKTIPLVLERRDVVGMARTGSGKTAAFVIPMIERLRAHSSKFGARALILSPSRELAIQTLKVVKELGRGTDLKAVLLVGGDSLEEQFGFMSANPDIVIATPGRFLHLKVEMNLDLSSIKYVVFDEADRLFEMGFATQLTEILHALPPSRQTLLFSATLPASLVEFARAGLQDPSLVRLDADTKMSPDLEIAFFSVKGAEKEGSLLHILHDVIRVPLGPPASAQESTENNSKKRKRGPDGGSGKPTEHSTIIFTATKHHVEYLYNLLQQAGFATSHVYGSLDQTARRIQVEDFRNGKTNLLVVTDVAARGIDIPVLANVINFDFPPQPKVFIHRVGRTARAGQRGWAYSLVRDIDAPYLLDLQLFLGKRLVVGQAEKSPSFTEDVVVGSLQRDSVGTHMEWFNKFMDQSEDVSALRAVAAKAEKLYMKTRNSASSQSAKRSREEVASRGWSQLHPLFGEDVDDAEEARAAMLAKISNFKPQETIFEIGQGDKATSAAAEVMKELRKRVKPRKRQEKEDEAENMEVDDDFGGAPAQDSDDDEDTNENDEDDYGDDDLQVTVTNTGKSKKEKGRTDWRDNDVFMSYTPRTVNAAEERGYGVHSGGNNSSFVELARDAAMDLTNDETAKAFGAPTRARMRWDAKSKKYVNSANDEDGSKGARLITGESGVKIAASFQSGRFDKWKKANRVHKLPQVGELVKSGGGNGVGRLPSGVRYKHNKEQAPKEADKYRDDFEKRKKRVNEAREKRVGRFKDGMGSKKEVKDVNDIRRARQEKERKRAKTGRHQVKGKGGKRR
- a CDS encoding uncharacterized protein (BUSCO:EOG092D35RA) encodes the protein MSTLLSKAAAPARALAKSHNLSGRPKIQQCLRKGAQLHTASFRSGSERPNARKEHKSSRVSQRTFHATNTLSQKDPYKALGVNKSATAAEIKKAYYGLAKKFHPDTNKDPTAKDKFGEIQTAYEILSDPKKREQYDQFGDASFDPNAAGGHPFAGAAGGNPFAGFGAQGGFGGGFGGGFNFEDLFSAFGGGGRRSNPFQQEILVGDNIEAHVSISFMEAAKGTSQSITITPVESCNTCSGSGLKTGAQRAQCHSCDGTGTRVHYAQGGFQMASTCGSCGGTGSTIPKSSECRTCSGQGVVRNKKTITVDIPAGIEDGMRLRIDGGGDAPITGRSTSPNSRAQNGDLYVFVRVAADPKFGREGSNILYTANIPLTTAILGGQVTIPTLDGSVNLKVATGTNTGDKVTLPGMGMKRLGSRRAGSGDLKVEFRVKMPKSLSASQRTILEMLADEMDDKSARRVMNVSSSSSSDPNDPNSHKDEGFLKSVWHTLTNHPAHEKDGTSSGTPGSTGGSTSDDKGKKENKPTSD